CATACTACGACCTGCGATACTCGCAAGAGCCCATTACCGAAGACAACTGGGATCGGGCGACACGGCACAACGACATTGGCGCACCTTTCGAGTCGGGCGTCTACTCCGGTTGTCAGGTGGACAAACTGGCGGCATCCACCCGGTACTACTTCGCAATCCGTACGGGCGACGAAGCGGGCAATTGGTCGGGGTTGTCGAATGTCGGCACCGGCGTGACGGCGGGATTCTCGGACTCTATTCCACCGGCGGCGATCGCTGACTTGACGGTCGACTCGACATCCTCATCGACGGTCACGTTGTCGTGGACCGCGCCGGGGGACGACGGAATGGCGGGGAAAGCGTCGGTCTACGATGCGCGCTTCTCGGTGTTGCCGATCACCTCCGAGGTCGACTGGCAGTTTTCGGCGCGGCTGGTCGGAGAACCATCGCCTTCGACGCCGGGCACAACGCAATCGCTGGTGGTGACCGGACTGATTCCCGACCGTCAGTTCCATTTTGCCATCCGGGCCGGCGACGAGATCATTAACTGGTCCGGGCTGGCCGGCGAGGTGGTTGCGCGCACGGCGCCGGCCGAATCGACGCCGCCGGCGACCATCACCGACCTCACCGTGGGCCTGGTCACGCTCACCTCGGTGCAACTGATTTGGACGGCCCCCGGCGATGACGGCGACATCGGCCGCGCCACGACCTACGATATTCGATTCAACAACTATGCGATCACCGACTCGAACTGGAACAGCAGCAGTTATGTGCTCAACGAGCCGCAACCGGCTGATGCCGGTTCGGTGCAGACCATGACCGTCTCCGGGCTGGAGTCGTTCCGTCTCTACAACTTCGCGATCAAGACCGCCGACGAGATTCCGAACTGGTCGAGGGTGTCGAATTCGGTGGCGGTGGTCACCAACGGCGGCATGGGGTTGGAGGACACGCTGCCGCCGGCGCGCATCACCGATTTGGCGGTGGTGGCGGCCACGGCGACGGCGCTGACGCTGCGCTGGCGCTGCGTCGGCGATGACAACAACTACGGCAACGCGATCGAACACGATCTGCGGTACGCCACCGACTCGATCACCGAACAATCGTGGGCGACCGCGACGCGTGTGCCCGATGTCGATCCGCCGCGCAACGCCGGTTACGTGATCACGATGGACGTGCGGAATCTCCGGCCGGGCACGACCTACTACTTCGCCATCAAAACCGGCGACGAGGTTCCCAATTGGGCGCCCCTGTCGAACGTGACGCACGGCACCACCTTGCCCGAACGCTGAGCCCCACAAATCGAGTGTGAAGCAGAGAGGCGCCGATAAAGTCCATCGGCGCCTCTTGCTTGAAGGCATTGGCGGTCAAATCACGCTGGGGATTTGCGAGCCGCAGACTTGCACCGAAGGAGACTTGGCGAACACCTCGGGTGGCACCGACGGCCCCTGGGACGCGCAGTGGGCGTTGAAGGCGGCAATCAGGTCAACGGCGACGGCGCGGGCGTCGCGGCCCTCGATCATATGACGCGGCATGTTGTAAACCAAACGGCCGTCTTTGAAGAGAAAAAACGACGGCGACGACGGGGGCTCCTGCGGAAAGTAACCGCGGGCCTTGGCCGTGGCCGCCGGATCCTGACCGGCGAAGACGGTATAGAGCCGGTCGGGAATGATTTTGTTCTGCAGCGCCAGCGCCACGCCAGGGCGAGCGTTGCCCGCCGCGCACCCGCAGACCGAATTCACCACCAGAAGCATCGTGCCGGCCGTCTTTGCGAACGCCTCGTCA
This portion of the bacterium genome encodes:
- a CDS encoding fibronectin type III domain-containing protein; the encoded protein is MRTWRWLAAAGVAIGLLTAGCSDEERGTGDTTPPSPVTDLVVGRPLGNSLTAAWTAPGDDSTIGQATYYDLRYSQEPITEDNWDRATRHNDIGAPFESGVYSGCQVDKLAASTRYYFAIRTGDEAGNWSGLSNVGTGVTAGFSDSIPPAAIADLTVDSTSSSTVTLSWTAPGDDGMAGKASVYDARFSVLPITSEVDWQFSARLVGEPSPSTPGTTQSLVVTGLIPDRQFHFAIRAGDEIINWSGLAGEVVARTAPAESTPPATITDLTVGLVTLTSVQLIWTAPGDDGDIGRATTYDIRFNNYAITDSNWNSSSYVLNEPQPADAGSVQTMTVSGLESFRLYNFAIKTADEIPNWSRVSNSVAVVTNGGMGLEDTLPPARITDLAVVAATATALTLRWRCVGDDNNYGNAIEHDLRYATDSITEQSWATATRVPDVDPPRNAGYVITMDVRNLRPGTTYYFAIKTGDEVPNWAPLSNVTHGTTLPER
- a CDS encoding BrxA/BrxB family bacilliredoxin, encoding MAMTPLYSPQDIQRILQAMREELTFVGIRELKTPEEVDEAFAKTAGTMLLVVNSVCGCAAGNARPGVALALQNKIIPDRLYTVFAGQDPAATAKARGYFPQEPPSSPSFFLFKDGRLVYNMPRHMIEGRDARAVAVDLIAAFNAHCASQGPSVPPEVFAKSPSVQVCGSQIPSVI